In the genome of Entelurus aequoreus isolate RoL-2023_Sb linkage group LG15, RoL_Eaeq_v1.1, whole genome shotgun sequence, one region contains:
- the LOC133630158 gene encoding uncharacterized protein LOC133630158 isoform X3, producing MSTCQLDSSTGDNFLAPHHGEGCIHMPSPAPALNMQRVTQVLTTLGHHSDNYKDALKIMQQYGKGCDTSDLQSEAENEELPEKRNRKPVHRLGDSDDSEEDPGNSDLASLGLASQLHRQTRVMSTCQLDSSTGDNFLAPHHGEGRIHMPSPAPALNMQRVTQESPSSTPSTPLTSSPQHVADRGAWIQPGLQANMARGKNGRQHFLLCCLR from the exons atgagtacttgtcaactcgactcctcaactggagataactttctag cacctcaccatggggaaggatgtattcatatgccttcaccagcacctgcattaaacatgcagagagttacacaag ttcttaccaccttggggcaccattcag acaactacaaagacgcattaaaaataatgcaacaatatggaaagggctgcgacacctcagacctgcaatctgaggcagagaacgaggagctgccagaaaaaaggaacaggaagccagt ccatcgtctcggggactcagatgatagcgaagaagacccgggaaatagtgacctcgcatctctggggttggcaagccaattgcacaggcaga caagagtcatgagtacttgtcaactcgactcctcaactggagataactttctag cacctcaccatggggaaggacgcattcatatgccttcaccagcacctgcattaaacatgcagagagttacacaag aaagtccctcctcgactccctccacccccctcaccagcagccctcaacatgtggcagacagaggagcctggatccagcctggcctacaggccaacatggcgagggggaagaatggccgacaacatttcctgctctg ctgcctgaggtaa
- the LOC133630158 gene encoding uncharacterized protein LOC133630158 isoform X1 yields the protein MSTCQLDSSTGDNFLAPHHGEGCIHMPSPAPALNMQRVTQVLTTLGHHSDNYKDALKIMQQYGKGCDTSDLQSEAENEELPEKRNRKPVHRLGDSDDSEEDPGNSDLASLGLASQLHRQTPPSRRVPARVMSTCQLDSSTGDNFLAPHHGEGRIHMPSPAPALNMQRVTQESPSSTPSTPLTSSPQHVADRGAWIQPGLQANMARGKNGRQHFLLCCLR from the exons atgagtacttgtcaactcgactcctcaactggagataactttctag cacctcaccatggggaaggatgtattcatatgccttcaccagcacctgcattaaacatgcagagagttacacaag ttcttaccaccttggggcaccattcag acaactacaaagacgcattaaaaataatgcaacaatatggaaagggctgcgacacctcagacctgcaatctgaggcagagaacgaggagctgccagaaaaaaggaacaggaagccagt ccatcgtctcggggactcagatgatagcgaagaagacccgggaaatagtgacctcgcatctctggggttggcaagccaattgcacaggcaga ctccaccgtctcgccgagtgccagcaagagtcatgagtacttgtcaactcgactcctcaactggagataactttctag cacctcaccatggggaaggacgcattcatatgccttcaccagcacctgcattaaacatgcagagagttacacaag aaagtccctcctcgactccctccacccccctcaccagcagccctcaacatgtggcagacagaggagcctggatccagcctggcctacaggccaacatggcgagggggaagaatggccgacaacatttcctgctctg ctgcctgaggtaa
- the LOC133630158 gene encoding uncharacterized protein LOC133630158 isoform X2, whose product MSTCQLDSSTGDNFLAPHHGEGCIHMPSPAPALNMQRVTQVLTTLGHHSDNYKDALKIMQQYGKGCDTSDLQSEAENEELPEKRNRKPVHRLGDSDDSEEDPGNSDLASLGLASQLHRQTPPSRRVPARVMSTCQLDSSTGDNFLAPHHGEGRIHMPSPAPALNMQRVTQVPPRLPPPPSPAALNMWQTEEPGSSLAYRPTWRGGRMADNISCSAA is encoded by the exons atgagtacttgtcaactcgactcctcaactggagataactttctag cacctcaccatggggaaggatgtattcatatgccttcaccagcacctgcattaaacatgcagagagttacacaag ttcttaccaccttggggcaccattcag acaactacaaagacgcattaaaaataatgcaacaatatggaaagggctgcgacacctcagacctgcaatctgaggcagagaacgaggagctgccagaaaaaaggaacaggaagccagt ccatcgtctcggggactcagatgatagcgaagaagacccgggaaatagtgacctcgcatctctggggttggcaagccaattgcacaggcaga ctccaccgtctcgccgagtgccagcaagagtcatgagtacttgtcaactcgactcctcaactggagataactttctag cacctcaccatggggaaggacgcattcatatgccttcaccagcacctgcattaaacatgcagagagttacacaag tccctcctcgactccctccacccccctcaccagcagccctcaacatgtggcagacagaggagcctggatccagcctggcctacaggccaacatggcgagggggaagaatggccgacaacatttcctgctctg ctgcctga